The window ATTGCGATTGTATGTCTCACGCAGCAAGACCATTTGTTCGTGATATAGGAATTTTGGGTTCCACGGATATTGTAGCCGCAGAAAATGCTAGCTATGATCTTGTGGACAAATATTTTAAATCCGAAGACTCGTTTGAGCAAATTAATAACGTAAGCGGAAGAAATCAAATCGAATATGCACACAAAATCGGTTTGGGAAATATGGAATACGACCTGATCGATTTAGATAAATAAAAATTTGAAAGGGAATTTATGAAATCATCCAAAAAAGAATTGTGGTTCAACACGAGCAGACGAAGAGAATTTATCAACATCACACCATCCGTAAAAGAAGCACTTCGCACCAGCGGGGTGATGGAAGGGTTGTGCTTAGTAAATGCAATGCATATCACAGCGAGCGTGTTCATCAACGACGATGAGTCCGGCTTGCACAGGGATTATGAAAAATGGTTGGAAAAACTTGCACCCGAAAAACCGTATTCGCAATATGATCATAACGGATTTGAAGATAATGCCGACGCTCATCTCAAACGCCAAATAATGGGACGAGAAGTGGTAGTTGCTATTACCGAAGGTAAGCTTGATCTTGGTCCATGGGAGCAAATATTTTACGGCGAATTTGACGGAATGAGAAGAAAACGA of the Candidatus Cloacimonadota bacterium genome contains:
- a CDS encoding secondary thiamine-phosphate synthase enzyme YjbQ, translating into MKSSKKELWFNTSRRREFINITPSVKEALRTSGVMEGLCLVNAMHITASVFINDDESGLHRDYEKWLEKLAPEKPYSQYDHNGFEDNADAHLKRQIMGREVVVAITEGKLDLGPWEQIFYGEFDGMRRKRVLIKIIGE